In the Roseofilum capinflatum BLCC-M114 genome, AGTCCCTTAGATCGACCCGGTACTTGGTCGATAGAAGTTCAGGGAGATGGCACTAGAGAAACCGTGAGAGTGGGAATGGGCGATCGCTCCTTTCCCACCCAAAGTATTTGGTTTTCCGAAAGTGACGCAGCCATTCGCGGAACTGACTACGAATTTGACCGGGTAGACGAATTTAAGCGCCTCGTCACGCCGCAAAAATTCTGGAATGGCCCCTTTTTACGCCCAAACGATGGGTATGTGTCCACCGTCTTTGGCGTTCAACGGTACTACAACGGAGAGTTTGCCGAAAATTATTACCATCGGGGAGTCGATTATGCTGCCCCCACCGGTTCCCCAGTGATCGCCCCAGCGGCCGGAATTATTTCCCTAGTCGGAAAAGAAGCGAATGGATTTGAACTCCATGGCAATACCATCGGCCTCGATCATGGCCAAGGTATCTTGAGCATTTTTATTCATCTGCACACGATTAACGTTCAGGAAGGAGAAATGGTCAAAGCGGGTCAAGTCATTGGTACAGTCGGATCAACCGGTACGTCCACCGGGCCCCATCTACATTGGGGACTCTATGTGAATGGAGTGGCTGTCGATCCAGTTCCGTGGCGCTTTGAAGGAATTGAATAAACCGATCGATTTCCAACCATTAAAATGTTGCACAATGTCACATTGATCCGGATCGTAGAGAATCCTGGGGCAAACTAGGGGAAGATGGAAGAACAGTATATCGTTAATGGTGAGCAAGGAAACTGTGGAGTAGATTCAGTCTTATGAGTATCCAAGAGATTGTGGAACAGGCCCTCAAGGATGGCTATTTAACCCCAGCCATGGAAGCTGAGGTGGGTAATATTTGTGACAATGCCTCAGAGCTATCCATTGAGGAATACATGGCTTTAGACCGGTTAATGGGGTGTTTATTAACGGGCGAAGTGGTGGCAGTTCCTCGTAAGCAATTTATTAATGTGATGGAAGAATTGGTACTAACCGAGTCGATGACACGAGTGGCGGCGATCGAAGAGAAAGAGGGGATTAAACTAGATTTGGGTGATGTGGCAGCTTACGCCCTCAATCGTTTACCGCCCCTCTATGCGACCACAGAAGAAGGGGCCCGCTATCAACGCGATCGCGCCAAACAAGAGCTGATGGAGTTAATTAAACAGCAAGTTGAAGCTGCCATTTCTAAGAACCAAGAAAAACCCCAAGAACCGGAACGGCAAGCTCTGGGTAAGAGCGAAAACGTCCTCTCTCAGGTCAGCCATTTATTGCAAGCTTATGCTCCAAATTACGAGAAAAAATCTCAGCCCCTAGAATAAGTGACGACCCCATCCTAGGGATAATGTCCTCTTTCAGGTAAACTGAGGGAAGATTGAACGGGAACTTAGCGCTCAACCTTGCGTCATGAAAGACTGGAGTGTTTAAGCACGAATTCTGTCCATGAGTCAATCTGTTTCTTTATCCTGGTCAACGGTTGGGGCAGGAGTTCCTCAAGCACCTGTGCAGCCCGAAAAACTCTCAAACACCGATCTCATTGTTCGCTGTCAGGCGGGTCTTCGCCCTGACAAATCGGCGTTCGCTGAATTAGTCAGACGATATCAATCCCATGTCAATCGGATGCTCTATCATCTGGCTCCAGATTGGCAAGACCGGGCAGATTTAGGTCAGGAAGTCTGGATTCGCGTTTATCGTAATGTTAAGCGCCTAAAAGAGCCAGCTAAGTTTCGCGGGTGGTTAAGTCGGATTACCACCAATCTGTTTTATGATGAGCTGCGTAAGCGTAAACGGATGAGACCCCCGATTTCTTTAGATGCGCCGCGCCGCTTTGATGATGAGGAGATAAGTTGGGAACTTCCGGCTGATGAGCCAGGCCCGGAAGAGAGCCTGACGACAACAGAGTTTTACGAAAAACTGAAACAGGCGATCGCCGATTTGCCGGAAACTTTTCGTACAACGATTATCCTGCGAGAGATTGAAGGCATGGCCTATGAAGAAATTGCCGAAATTACTGGCGTATCTCTAGGAACGGTAAAATCTCGGATTGCTAGGGCGCGTCAACGCCTACAGGTTCAACTTCAGAAGTATCTCAACAGCTAGAATGAACCCCCGACCGGTTCAGAATTCGTGTTGAGAATCTTAAGATTAATTGGAAACTTAAATACCCCTTTTAGGATCATTAGGTGTACACTATCTTGGGTTAGTCACTCAGTGTGATCTTACGTTTATCAACTTGGTAGGTGACCCACGATGACTCCTCACTTTGATTGTCAACCCCATTCCCAGAAGCATGGATATTTATCTCCAGTTCCTTCCCGGAATGACACCAGCCCCCATTCACATACGGGTGTACCTGATATGTTAAAACGCGATCGCTTTGAACTGCTCAGTGCCTATCTCGATGGCGAAGCCAGTGCCTCGGAAAGCAAACAGGTGGAAGAATGGCTAGACAATGACCCCACGGTTCAATGTCTCTACCAACGCTTGCTCAAACTTCGTCAAGGCTTTGAAATGCTGCCTACTCCTCCCGAAGAGCAACCAGTGGAGGAAACGGTCACTCAAGTGATGGGCCGTTTAGAAAGACAACCCAAACGTAGGGCCCTATTATGGGGTACAGGGGCGATCGCTGCTGCTGCCGTAGCTGCCCTATCCACAACCTTTGCTAATTCTGGACAACTGTTCCCCCGAATGGCCGCAACTCCTACTCCCCAAGAAGGAGCTGCTCTGATGCGTATTGCTCTCGATCAACCCCTGATTTCTATCCCCAAATCCGATAACAATCCCTTGGGAATGCCCAATGCAACCGGCGATCTCCATCAGATGCTCCAGAACGACCGCTAATTAGAGATGGGAGACCAACAACCATCCGGTAATTCTGTCCCTCCGTATTGCTCAATCTTCGCTACACTCATCAAGTAGGCT is a window encoding:
- a CDS encoding M23 family metallopeptidase, whose product is MNVFTPYQSALISLVSWAALSQPLQALQVRVNPQSAQLGDTISVQIQVTSPDPPTVRMGNTTYPVFPLSGDRYRALIPSSPLDRPGTWSIEVQGDGTRETVRVGMGDRSFPTQSIWFSESDAAIRGTDYEFDRVDEFKRLVTPQKFWNGPFLRPNDGYVSTVFGVQRYYNGEFAENYYHRGVDYAAPTGSPVIAPAAGIISLVGKEANGFELHGNTIGLDHGQGILSIFIHLHTINVQEGEMVKAGQVIGTVGSTGTSTGPHLHWGLYVNGVAVDPVPWRFEGIE
- a CDS encoding late competence development ComFB family protein; translated protein: MSIQEIVEQALKDGYLTPAMEAEVGNICDNASELSIEEYMALDRLMGCLLTGEVVAVPRKQFINVMEELVLTESMTRVAAIEEKEGIKLDLGDVAAYALNRLPPLYATTEEGARYQRDRAKQELMELIKQQVEAAISKNQEKPQEPERQALGKSENVLSQVSHLLQAYAPNYEKKSQPLE
- a CDS encoding sigma-70 family RNA polymerase sigma factor: MSQSVSLSWSTVGAGVPQAPVQPEKLSNTDLIVRCQAGLRPDKSAFAELVRRYQSHVNRMLYHLAPDWQDRADLGQEVWIRVYRNVKRLKEPAKFRGWLSRITTNLFYDELRKRKRMRPPISLDAPRRFDDEEISWELPADEPGPEESLTTTEFYEKLKQAIADLPETFRTTIILREIEGMAYEEIAEITGVSLGTVKSRIARARQRLQVQLQKYLNS
- a CDS encoding anti-sigma factor family protein is translated as MTPHFDCQPHSQKHGYLSPVPSRNDTSPHSHTGVPDMLKRDRFELLSAYLDGEASASESKQVEEWLDNDPTVQCLYQRLLKLRQGFEMLPTPPEEQPVEETVTQVMGRLERQPKRRALLWGTGAIAAAAVAALSTTFANSGQLFPRMAATPTPQEGAALMRIALDQPLISIPKSDNNPLGMPNATGDLHQMLQNDR